The proteins below come from a single Mercenaria mercenaria strain notata chromosome 3, MADL_Memer_1, whole genome shotgun sequence genomic window:
- the LOC123523710 gene encoding uncharacterized protein LOC123523710 has product MESYIRGLQSLGLCQDSYGNLLVPVIIEKLPTEIIRNMTREHGSSNWQLPELRQALKKEINILESGQPTHSLECHNATASFFTGTRPNPTSTRKHQTTISERSKRLRCPFCDDHHFACDCKKVTQTLDRKNIVKKKQLCFNCLGSHRVAACRSNHRCRICSRKHHTSICDQQDKQTAPHRNLNVTAPSFTTAPTPAYTNMNAAAPGFTPVPTYVNRDNVISGSRGQSAILHSTTQSRPSVLLKTAVAKVTSDGNCTDANILFDEGAQRSFITEELADKLQLSRSGTEVVQLAAFGSSSMKVSHKNKATVYLLTDNKERIDIDVLIVPTIAVPLRNLHRTTSALPYLRGLKLAHPVTEDETFNISLLIGADKYWEIVGNRVVRGNGPTAVQSKIGYLLSGPLPIQSTDSATDYIMNLITSPPDVSDLERFWKLESLGISHEKDEGTTSDYLTTYQMNSIEFKDGHYSAKLPWKREHQPLPDNYNITVRRTENTIRRLRQDPDMLQKYGKIIADQEKRGFVERVVVDYTQNQIHYIPHHAVKKDSATTPIRIVFDCSCRQNKDSPSLNDCLESNPPELNDLTAILMRFRLHRFAVCTDIEKAFLHVQLDEKDRDVTRFLWLSDSNNPYSSLVTYRFKSVLFGATCSPFILHATLMKHLDKNEHVWVSETLRKDLYVDNVISSFPDEGTVADYFRDTRDLMSSAGFNLRSWNSNSNRLRGLAEAEDVLDSDKVTKILGMRWDPITDQLSVAQKNIPMFDSMTKRSILQETAKLYDPLGVFSPLTVRAKILLQDIWKQKYDWDVPLPEDIQIQWYHLAEDLNCSIVTRFPRYYFNEADDTSTSGIAEDVSLHVFCDASLHAYGSVVYISRGKKSTFVMARSRVAPLKQLTLPKLELMAAVIGARLLTHILHSIPAKKVYMWSDSQIILHWLVSKRKLTTFVQNRVAEIQELTENRKWRYCPTHQNPADLLTRGISAIEFQNNKLWLNGPEWLTDQSMWPSWQVDENAVLLTTIDEQGNDRNSSPFNPTQSLYGIHNVIDINKFSRYKTLLRVTAYVKRFINRCKSRHRSMRKCPSKLEPLTVLELQEASRMWLHSCQSTYYEAEITNLKSNEKRLTLVKQLRLFLDEDGYIRCGGRIHNAPLTELTKFPYLLPNKHPLTRLIVLDARETQLHAGTNALITHLRQRYWIPALRQYVQSLLRKCTQCRKVIGRPYAAPDPPPLPKMRVQDAPPFTVTGVDFTGALYVRNRKDAEKKAYICLFTCASTRAVHLEVVPDLSEESFIQAFRRFTCRNSLPRILVSDNATTFNAAANSIQLLLRSATIQDTFHSQGTEWRFIPKRAPWFGGWWERMIGLMKTTIKKVLGRAFVSYESLRKIVTEIEGVMNDRPLTYVTTDAADPDPLTPAHLLYGRRITSLPHLEEVPAPKPSTQTDISKRARILKQLIGNFRERWRHEYLTSLRQYHQTTGNNTQTIKVGDVVQIYDDSPRTHWKLGTIEQLITETTVLHVRRRYA; this is encoded by the coding sequence ATGGAGTCATATATTAGAGGGTTACAGTCACTTGGGCTGTGCCAAGATTCGTATGGAAATCTTCTGGTTCCCGTGATAATAGAGAAGCTTCCAACTGAAATAATTAGAAATATGACACGTGAACATGGCAGCAGTAACTGGCAACTTCCGGAACTAAGACAGGCATTGAAGAAAGAAATCAACATTCTAGAGTCAGGGCAGCCGACACATTCACTGGAATGTCATAACGCTACAGCTTCATTCTTCACCGGAACGAGACCAAATCCCACGAGCACGCGCAAACATCAGACGACAATTTCAGAAAGATCAAAACGCCTAAGATGCCCATTCTGTGACGATCATCACTTTGCTTGTGACTGCAAGAAGGTAACGCAAACTCTTGATcgcaaaaatattgttaaaaagaaacaattatgttttaattgtttaggAAGCCACAGGGTTGCTGCATGCAGATCTAACCATCGATGTCGTATTTGTAGCCGAAAACACCATACAAGTATATGTGATCAACAAGATAAGCAAACAGCCCCACACAGAAACTTGAATGTTACTGCCCCAAGCTTTACCACAGCTCCTACCCCCGCATACACAAATATGAACGCTGCAGCCCCAGGATTCACCCCAGTCCCTACTTATGTCAACAGAGATAATGTTATATCCGGTTCTAGGGGACAGTCCGCTATACTCCATTCTACTACGCAATCAAGACCGAGTGTTTTATTGAAGACCGCTGTTGCCAAGGTAACGTCTGACGGCAACTGTACAGATGCTAATATATTGTTCGACGAGGGCGCACAGAGATCATTTATTACAGAGGAACTAGCAGACAAACTTCAACTTAGCCGAAGTGGCACAGAGGTCGTACAGCTTGCAGCGTTTGGGTCGTCTTCGATGAAAGTCAGCCATAAAAATAAAGCAACCGTGTATTTGTTGACTGATAACAAAGAGAGGATAGATATAGATGTTCTCATAGTACCAACCATTGCTGTACCATTGAGAAACTTACATCGTACCACATCAGCACTTCCGTATCTTAGAGGGCTTAAACTTGCACATCCTGTTACAGAAGATGAAACATTCAACATATCGCTATTGATTGGTGCTGACAAATACTGGGAGATCGTTGGAAACCGAGTAGTCCGAGGCAACGGTCCGACTGCGGTCCAATCTAAGATAGGATACCTACTGTCCGGACCACTTCCGATACAATCAACAGATTCGGCTACAGATTATATCATGAACCTCATTACATCCCCGCCAGATGTGTCAGACTTAGAGAGATTCTGGAAGTTAGAATCATTAGGTATCAGCCATGAAAAAGACGAGGGAACTACTTCTGACTATCTTACGACCTATCAGATGAACTCAATTGAATTCAAGGACGGTCATTACTCAGCgaagttaccatggaaacgtgAGCATCAACCATTACCCGACAACTACAACATCACAGTAAGACGAACAGAGAACACAATCCGGCGACTTCGTCAAGACCCGGATATGTTGCAGAAATATGGCAAGATAATTGCAGACCAAGAGAAACGAGGTTTCGTAGAAAGAGTTGTAGTTGACTATACCCAGAACCAGATACACTATATCCCACATCACGCCGTGAAGAAAGATTCGGCTACTACGCCTATCCGAATAGTATTTGATTGTAGCTGTCGACAGAACAAAGATTCCCCTAGTCTGAACGACTGTTTAGAATCTAATCCCCCAGAGCTCAACGACTTGACTGCTATCCTTATGAGATTTCGTCTACATAGATTTGCCGTATGCACCGATATTGAAAAGGCGTTCCTGCACGTGCAACTAGACGAGAAAGACCGTGACGTAACGAGATTCCTGTGGTTGAGCGACAGCAACAATCCATATAGCAGTTTGGTGACTTACAGGTTCAAATCCGTTCTATTTGGCGCTACTTGTTCACCATTCATTTTGCACGCGACACTTATGAAACACCTCGATAAAAATGAACACGTCTGGGTGAGTGAAACCTTGAGGAAGGACTTGTATGTGGACAATGTTATTTCCAGTTTTCCAGATGAGGGTACCGTAGCAGACTACTTCCGTGATACACGTGATCTGATGTCGTCTGCTGGCTTTAATTTACGTTCCTGGAACTCCAACAGCAATCGTCTGCGAGGTCTTGCTGAAGCCGAAGATGTGCTTGACTCTGACAAGGTCACGAAGATTCTTGGCATGCGATGGGATCCTATTACAGACCAGCTATCCGTGGCACAAAAGAACATTCCTATGTTTGATTCCATGACAAAACGGTCCATACTTCAAGAAACAGCAAAGCTATATGACCCACTTGGTGTCTTCAGTCCATTAACGGTTAGAGCCAAAATTCTTCTGCAAGATATATGGAAACAGAAATATGACTGGGATGTTCCCCTGCCTGAAGACATACAAATTCAATGGTATCATTTAGCAGAAGACCTAAACTGTTCGATTGTGACAAGATTCCCGAGGTACTACTTTAATGAAGCAGACGACACAAGTACTTCCGGTATAGCAGAAGATGTATCCCTTCACGTATTTTGTGATGCCAGTCTACATGCATATGGATCAGTGGTCTACATATCTCGAGGAAAGAAGTCTACATTTGTTATGGCGAGATCGCGGGTTGCGCCACTGAAACAGTTGACCCTACCAAAACTCGAACTCATGGCGGCAGTGATCGGAGCCCGTCTATTGACACACATTCTTCATTCAATACCAGCGAAGAAAGTCTACATGTGGTCTGACAGCCAGATAATCCTCCATTGGTTAGTATCGAAGCGAAAGTTGACAACGTTTGTCCAGAACAGAGTAGCAGAGATTCAAGAGCTTACGGAAAACCGGAAGTGGAGGTATTGCCCAACACATCAAAACCCAGCTGACCTGTTAACACGAGGAATCTCAGCCATAGAGTTCCAGAACAATAAGTTATGGTTGAATGGACCTGAATGGCTTACTGACCAGAGTATGTGGCCAAGCTGGCAAGTTGACGAGAACGCTGTATTGCTCACTACGATCGATGAACAAGGGAACGACAGGAATAGCAGCCCCTTTAATCCAACTCAGTCCCTGTACGGCATTCACAATGTCATCGACATCAACAAGTTTAGCCGATACAAAACTCTACTCAGAGTGACAGCATATGTCAAAAGATTTATAAACAGATGCAAGTCCAGACACAGATCTATGAGAAAATGTCCGTCCAAACTCGAACCTTTGACCGTGCTAGAACTACAAGAAGCTAGCAGAATGTGGTTGCATAGCTGCCAGTCAACATATTACGAAGCCGAAATTACAAACCTTAAGTCCAACGAGAAACGTCTCACACTCGTGAAACAGTTACGATTATTCCTTGACGAAGATGGATACATTCGCTGCGGTGGGAGAATCCACAATGCACCACTGACAGAATTAACAAAATTCCCGTACCTACTCCCGAACAAACACCCCCTGACGCGTTTGATAGTTTTAGACGCGCGTGAGACCCAGCTACACGCCGGCACGAATGCCTTGATCACACATTTAAGACAAAGATACTGGATACCTGCTCTCAGACAGTACGTCCAGAGCCTTCTGCGAAAGTGTACCCAGTGTCGAAAGGTTATAGGAAGACCGTATGCAGCCCCAGACCCCCCGCCCCTACCTAAGATGAGAGTTCAAGACGCACCCCCTTTTACAGTAACTGGAGTCGATTTCACGGGGGCGCtttatgttagaaacagaaaagaTGCTGAGAAGAAAGCCTACATTTGCCTCTTCACGTGCGCTTCTACACGAGCTGTTCATCTCGAGGTGGTACCAGATTTATCTGAAGAATCTTTCATCCAGGCTTTCAGACGATTTACCTGCCGAAATTCACTACCCCGTATCCTGGTATCTGACAATGCAACTACCTTTAACGCAGCAGCCAACAGCATTCAGCTATTATTGAGATCAGCGACTATCCAAGATACTTTCCATAGCCAAGGCACCGAGTGGAGATTCATACCTAAGCGAGCACCATGGTTCGGTGGATGGTGGGAACGGATGATTGGACTAATGAAAACCACCATTAAAAAGGTACTAGGTCGTGCATTTGTCAGCTACGAAAGCTTACGTAAAATCGTTACAGAGATAGAGGGAGTCATGAATGACCGACCGCTTACCTACGTCACAACTGATGCAGCAGATCCGGATCCACTTACGCCAGCGCACCTGCTCTACGGACGTCGTATTACATCCCTTCCGCATCTAGAAGAAGTTCCTGCACCCAAACCCTCTACACAAACGGACATATCCAAACGTGCAAGGATACTGAAACAACTGATCGGCAACTTCCGTGAACGATGGCGACATGAATACCTGACGTCATTACGCCAATACCACCAGACGACAGGAAACAACACACAGACTATAAAGGTTGGCGATGTGGTGCAGATATACGATGACTCACCAAGGACTCATTGGAAACTTGGAACTATAGAGCAGCTCATCACCGAAACGACGGTCTTACACGTGCGGCGACGTTACGCCTGA
- the LOC123523709 gene encoding uncharacterized protein LOC123523709 gives MLETEDYMLHLKIRIRNLEAQLRKQTKDHLPPPLLNPVDLSQYEQPRNSTNSATTADRSGNTTDSTSGREVSNISIQSNQSSQFHKLPKLTLPIFTGNILEWQTFWDSFESSIHNNESLSDVQKFSYLRSLLSDDAARVIEGFQLTHSNYMQAIELLRERFGQEHKIVNAYM, from the coding sequence ATGCTAGAAACCGAAGATTACATGCTGCATCTCAAGATTCGAATCCGGAACCTGGAGGCACAACTGAGAAAACAGACCAAAGACCATTTACCGCCACCATTGCTCAATCCCGTAGATTTGTCGCAATATGAGCAGCCTAGGAACAGTACGAACAGTGCAACCACCGCAGATCGTTCAGGAAATACAACCGACAGCACTTCCGGCAGAGAAGTAAGTAACATTTCTATACAATCAAACCAGTCTTCACAGTTTCATAAATTACCAAAACTGACACTCCCAATATTTACCGGAAATATCTTGGAATGGCAGACATTTTGGGATTCGTTCGAATCGAGTATTCATAACAACGAATCATTATCAGACGTCCAGAAATTCAGCTACCTTAGGTCCTTATTATCAGATGATGCAGCCAGAGTGATCGAGGGATTCCAGCTGACCCATTCTAACTACATGCAAGCAATTGAATTGTTGCGTGAACGTTTCGGACAGGAACACAAAATCGTAAATGCATACATGTAA